A window of Candidatus Paceibacterota bacterium genomic DNA:
ATCTACCTGTTTATACAAATCTTCCAGACTAGCATTGTTGTCTAGCAAATATTTGGCTTCTTTCATGACAATTGGAATTTCTTTTTCCGCCTCGGCCTCATGTTCACGCACAAACGCTTCAAATGTTTTTTCGCTGTCCCCTACATTTTCATTTCTCTTTTTTATGCGTTCATATCTGATTTTTGGTTCAGCTTCAATTTTGACCAAGACAAACTGCGGCAACTTTTTTAAATAAGCAATGTCCGCCATCCGACGGGCTCCGTCTACCACCACCATCTCGGCCTCCAGTTTGTCGGCGTCATTGGCAATGACCTTGGCCAAAAGCTCTTCTCCAAAAAGTTGGCGCAGCCCTGTCGAGGCCTTCTGCATATTTTCGCGGCTTTTTTCCAAACAAAGACGATCCATGACATCCCGCAAAATAGTAGAATACTGGCAGTATTTTGCAGCATATTTTTGACCCATATATTTTTTGACCACATCTTTGCCGCTGGCCATTTCTCCCACTAAGCCAATCACCATTTTTGCCATATATTTATACTTTTATTTCATATCTTCATAAACCTCCAGGGCGTCATCCAAAAGCTCAAACTGGACGCCTGATTCTTTAAAAATTTCTTTGCTGCGCCCTCCCCCATGATAATCTTTAGTCGCCACCACTCTTGTAATCCCGGCATTGATGATCATTTTGGCGCAAACATAGCAAGGGGTCATTTTGCAATAAAGGGTGGCTCCATCAGTGCTCGAGCCAGAACGAGCAGCCTGAGCAACAGCATTTTGCTCAGCATGAGTAGTCCGGACACAGTGACGTGACTGTGTGCCATCTTCTTGCACAACAGTATGCATTTCATGTCCCACTTCATCGCAATGCGCACATCCAGCGGGCGCGCCGACATAGCCAGTCGAAACGATGCGTTTATCTTTGGCAATGACACAGCCCGACCGTCCCCTATCACAGGTGGAGCGAGCAGCTACCATATCCATGATTCCTAAAAAATATTCGTCCCAAGATGGGCGTTCCTTTTTTGTATTTTTTTCGCTCATCATAAATTATTCTTTATCGGCCACTGTCCAAACCAAAGAGCCGTCAGTTTTTCCTTCCGCCTTTTCTATTTTTATATTGGGATTGATTCCTTTGGGTGTGCCGCTGTCAACATCTCCCTCCGTCATAGCTACGATGGGATCATTTTTCAGACTCGCATTTTCAGCTTCAGATTGAGGGTTTTCGGCGCTTTTTGAATGAGCAAAAAGGGCTACAGCAGCTCCTATTGCCGCCAGGACACCAGCTTTTTTAGCCACACCTTTTTTCACTTCTGAAAGCTCTGCCTTGACCACACCTACTTCTTCTTGAGGAGCATTAAAATCAAATGATTCTTTGGACATGGGAATAGTTTAGCATGGGCTTTGAAAAGCGCCAAAATATCTAGTCAAGGAAAACCCGCAGCTTTGAGAAGCCGCGGGTTTTTTAGCAGAAATGGCCTTGACTAAAGCTGTCCCACAATGAGCTGGACAATGTCGGTAATATCGCCCTCGTTATGAGCCTCATACACCTGAAAAAGTGGTTTATACTTTCCCAGAACAGTGTGGGCATCGATAATGTCCACATACGCAAGGTTAGTTTTTTCCCTTCCCCTTTGCAGGAGCATGATGAGTGGCCGGCGGAAATCCAGAGCCTTGACGAGCTGGATGCCTCCCTCCACCGAAATATTATCCGCAAAGAAAACCGCCAGATCAACCTGACCAATCTCCTGTAAAGTGCGGAAGTAAATGTTGTTTTTGAAACAGGGCTGGCCTTTTTTCACGCCACACTCGGTGTGAATGTCCTTGGCTGTGATGACATGGTGCCCGAGCTCCAAGAGAGCCCCGATTACCAATCCACCGCGAACCCGAATCCATTCGGGAGCCTGACAATCACCATCCCCAATCAAAATTCGCTTTTTATTTCTATCTCTAAGCATTTTTACCTTTCTTGTAAAAATTCAAATCTCTTTTTTTACTTTAACATCCCCCAACTAGCTGTCAACATTCAGAGCCAAATAAAATAACTAAAAAATAAATACTCTTTTTGGAGACCCCGCAGCCAAAGCGTTGGCGAGGATAAGGAAAATTTCAGTAGAAATTTTCCGTGTCTCAAAAAAGAGTACTTATTTTTTAGTTATTTTACTTCTACTCCCATTGACCGACATGTCCCTTCAACAATCTTCATAGCGGCCTCGACGGTATTGGCGTTGAGATCCGACATTTTCTTTTCAGCAATTTCTTTGATTTGAGCTTTGGTAATCTTGCCCACTTTTTTGGCCACATTTGTACCAGAGCCTTTTTCCACTCCAAGAGCTTTTAAAATGAGAGAAGACGCTGGAGGAGTTTTGAGGACAAAATCATAAGAGCGATCTTCATAGACTGTAATAGCTACAGGCACGATGTCCCCCATCATTTTAGCCGTAGCGGCGTTAAATTTGGTGACAAAGTCACCAATATTGATACCCGCCTGGCCGAGAGCGGGGCCTACTGGAGGCGCAGGATTAGCTTTGCCCGCTGGGATGACTAGCTTGAGTTGTTTAATGATTTTTTTAGCCATAAAGGTTTTATGATACTAGCTTATATTTTTCGAACTTGCAAGAAATCGAGCTCGACAGGCGTCTCGCGGCCGAACATAGAAACAAGCACTTTTACTTTGCCTCGTTCCTCGTCGACTTCGCTGACTTTACCTTCAAGATCCTTAAATGGACCGTCGCCAATGTTGACGGCATCTCCAACTGAAAGATCAATCTTGTGTTTGACAGTGTCTACACTCATTCGCTTAAAGAGAGCCTCGACTTCTTTTTTATCTAGAGGCACTGGATACACGCCTGATCCGACGAAGCCAGTCACTCGAGGAGTGTTGCGCACCATAAACCACGAATCATCGGTCACGATCATTTCTACCAACACATAGCCTGGATAGATTTTTTCTTCTTCCTCGACGCGCTTGCCCGCTTTTATTTTGATTTTCTTTTCAGTTGGGACAATCACATTAAAAATCTTGTCCTCCATGAAGAGCGACTCTATGCGCTGCTTGAGATTGCGCATCACTGCGTTCTCATACCCAGCATAGGTGTGAATGGCATACCAGTTTCGTTCCCCTTCTTCTTGTTTGCTCATATTTTTTTGAAATTAAGTTGAGGTTGGTTAAATTTGAATAAAAATTAAATAAAGTTTTTGAGAATTTGAGAGAAAAGGGAATCAAAAGCGCCCAGAAAAGCGGCCAGGAGGAGTGAGCTGACGATCACAAAAACGGTGTAAAAAGCCGCTTCCTTGCGCGTAGGCCAGGTAGTATGCTTCATTTCAGCCCGTGTTTCATTGATATAATTGATGATTCCCATAGTAATATTTTATGTTATCTAGCCTTTTAGCTAGCCTTTTTCTTACTAAAAAACCCCTGTCGGGGCGATTTAGTGCCATATTAGTACGATTGGGGAAAAAAGTCAAATGCTCAAATTTCTACTGAATCTCGTAGTTGACTGTTACATCCGAAATAATTTTGTTCTCGCCTGTAGGCAGAGCGGGTGCACCAGAGGCGGCTGAATCCTGAACCCCGGCCATCATATTTTTATACATAGGCACAGGTACGCCGCCGCCTGTTG
This region includes:
- a CDS encoding AAA family ATPase, with product MAKMVIGLVGEMASGKDVVKKYMGQKYAAKYCQYSTILRDVMDRLCLEKSRENMQKASTGLRQLFGEELLAKVIANDADKLEAEMVVVDGARRMADIAYLKKLPQFVLVKIEAEPKIRYERIKKRNENVGDSEKTFEAFVREHEAEAEKEIPIVMKEAKYLLDNNASLEDLYKQVDALVLKLKG
- a CDS encoding cytidine/deoxycytidylate deaminase family protein, with amino-acid sequence MSEKNTKKERPSWDEYFLGIMDMVAARSTCDRGRSGCVIAKDKRIVSTGYVGAPAGCAHCDEVGHEMHTVVQEDGTQSRHCVRTTHAEQNAVAQAARSGSSTDGATLYCKMTPCYVCAKMIINAGITRVVATKDYHGGGRSKEIFKESGVQFELLDDALEVYEDMK
- the rplK gene encoding 50S ribosomal protein L11; amino-acid sequence: MAKKIIKQLKLVIPAGKANPAPPVGPALGQAGINIGDFVTKFNAATAKMMGDIVPVAITVYEDRSYDFVLKTPPASSLILKALGVEKGSGTNVAKKVGKITKAQIKEIAEKKMSDLNANTVEAAMKIVEGTCRSMGVEVK
- the nusG gene encoding transcription termination/antitermination protein NusG, whose amino-acid sequence is MSKQEEGERNWYAIHTYAGYENAVMRNLKQRIESLFMEDKIFNVIVPTEKKIKIKAGKRVEEEEKIYPGYVLVEMIVTDDSWFMVRNTPRVTGFVGSGVYPVPLDKKEVEALFKRMSVDTVKHKIDLSVGDAVNIGDGPFKDLEGKVSEVDEERGKVKVLVSMFGRETPVELDFLQVRKI
- the secE gene encoding preprotein translocase subunit SecE — protein: MGIINYINETRAEMKHTTWPTRKEAAFYTVFVIVSSLLLAAFLGAFDSLFSQILKNFI